The Gordonibacter urolithinfaciens genome contains a region encoding:
- a CDS encoding helix-turn-helix domain-containing protein → MRNPAENFKNRAETDRGAGRAIDTLFEPQVRQLGGVPADAAEHGRQGLLWLIDPAIGMGSFWYFPIGDRLAVGAFDFTLREEGGFFCDAADCFYFGSYNQGMLPYLGIDATLPDRTVVGHAWKHAPYHQRVQGGARLGETFVMLLPEALRDVSLRLHCDPVVLSSAITALDGTSCPARLPSLLDDMRQARPSAVVAEAFYESKVVEACALIVDWRLACGRAPIALSADDVAAVAVAQHLIQQDLARPATTEELCRATCMGTSKLIELFRLSCGMTPQEYARDVRMHHACELLETTDLSLAEIAARVGYSRQGSFSEAFRARCGLPPREWRASARALHR, encoded by the coding sequence ATGCGCAATCCCGCCGAAAACTTCAAGAATCGCGCCGAAACGGACCGCGGGGCCGGCAGGGCCATCGACACGCTGTTCGAGCCGCAGGTACGGCAGCTTGGCGGCGTGCCGGCCGACGCGGCCGAACACGGGCGTCAAGGGCTCCTGTGGCTGATCGATCCCGCGATCGGCATGGGCTCCTTCTGGTACTTCCCCATCGGCGATCGCCTAGCGGTGGGCGCGTTCGACTTTACGCTTCGCGAGGAGGGCGGATTCTTCTGCGACGCGGCCGATTGCTTCTACTTCGGCTCCTACAACCAGGGGATGCTCCCCTACTTGGGTATCGACGCGACACTGCCCGACCGCACCGTGGTGGGGCACGCCTGGAAGCATGCCCCCTATCATCAGCGGGTGCAGGGCGGGGCGAGGTTGGGAGAGACGTTCGTCATGCTCTTGCCCGAGGCGCTGCGCGACGTCAGCCTGCGGCTGCACTGCGACCCCGTGGTGCTGAGCTCGGCTATCACCGCGCTCGACGGCACGTCCTGCCCCGCCAGGCTGCCCTCCCTGCTCGACGACATGCGACAAGCCCGACCGAGCGCCGTCGTGGCGGAGGCGTTCTACGAGAGCAAAGTAGTGGAAGCGTGCGCGCTCATCGTGGATTGGCGGCTTGCATGCGGCCGTGCGCCCATCGCGCTCTCGGCAGACGACGTCGCCGCAGTGGCGGTTGCCCAGCACCTCATCCAGCAAGATCTCGCGCGCCCCGCTACCACCGAGGAGCTCTGCCGCGCGACTTGCATGGGAACGAGCAAGCTCATCGAGTTGTTCAGGCTATCCTGCGGCATGACGCCGCAGGAGTACGCGCGCGATGTGCGCATGCATCACGCTTGCGAGCTGCTCGAGACCACCGACCTGTCTCTGGCCGAAATAGCCGCACGCGTGGGTTATTCCCGTCAGGGCAGCTTCTCCGAAGCGTTTCGTGCCCGGTGCGGCCTCCCGCCCCGAGAGTGGCGTGCGAGCGCTCGCGCCCTCCATCGGTGA
- a CDS encoding PadR family transcriptional regulator has product MASHSIEIMILGALIERPMSAYEMDKTLEERNVRRWIRISSPSVYRNVIRLCDEGYADGTVVKEGEMPEKTVYTITDKGRERFAELMDEAAALPARVDFGFLPVLANISLVDQKTGRALIDELIETHRSTAERVDGLIPAYERLEARATMELCADTYRLVAKHLEQFEKGLYGDA; this is encoded by the coding sequence ATGGCCAGCCATTCGATCGAGATCATGATCCTGGGAGCGCTCATCGAGCGGCCGATGAGCGCGTACGAGATGGACAAGACGCTGGAAGAGCGCAACGTCCGCCGCTGGATACGCATCAGCTCGCCGTCGGTGTACCGCAACGTCATCCGCCTGTGCGACGAAGGCTACGCCGACGGCACCGTCGTCAAGGAGGGCGAGATGCCCGAGAAGACGGTGTACACCATCACGGACAAAGGACGCGAGCGCTTCGCCGAGCTCATGGACGAGGCCGCCGCGCTGCCCGCGCGCGTGGACTTCGGCTTCCTGCCCGTCTTGGCAAACATCAGCCTCGTGGACCAGAAGACCGGCCGTGCCCTCATCGACGAGCTCATCGAGACGCACCGAAGCACGGCCGAGCGCGTGGATGGGCTCATACCCGCATACGAGCGCCTCGAGGCGCGAGCGACGATGGAGCTGTGCGCCGACACGTACCGCCTGGTGGCGAAACACCTCGAGCAGTTCGAGAAGGGTCTGTACGGCGATGCTTGA
- a CDS encoding MFS transporter, with the protein MDVQNLREQALDAGTRTSAAAARNRALEGAAAGAARRNGQAQAESKPFPTSAVLGGLALSLFMAALDATIVSTAMPKIAAGLGSFDHYTWPFTSYLLTCTLATLLCGACATRFGHKRVFACGISVFAVASAGCALSNSLDALTAWRAVQGVGGGLVEAGVFIAMAELFEPRVRGKYMGILSSMYGLASITGPLAGGLIADTVGWHWIFLANLPLSIVALVLAVRFLPGKQAHAERSFDLPGAVCSATAIVPLTLAFSLTGSAFSWFSGPFFGLLATAVVMIAVLVLVERRRDHAIVPVRLFRRAQVNGAVAMGFCSQFALLIGVMFVPRFVQEGLGLSSSASALATIPMTLALVVGSTLAGRVFGRNGRMRAISRIGFLVLGIGALLLCLVGPATGMVQLACSSAMLGFGIGVNMPMTNIAAQTAVEPRDMGKVTSLALFFRGLGGTVGSAACGAVAGASFASAALPVFALCIGAGIAGLVLSGTLPRLIERRW; encoded by the coding sequence ATGGACGTGCAAAACTTGAGAGAACAGGCGCTCGACGCGGGAACGCGCACTTCGGCCGCAGCCGCGCGCAACAGGGCGCTCGAGGGCGCGGCGGCCGGTGCAGCGCGGCGCAACGGGCAGGCGCAGGCGGAGAGCAAGCCTTTCCCTACCTCCGCCGTGCTGGGAGGACTGGCATTGAGCCTGTTCATGGCCGCGCTCGACGCTACCATCGTGAGCACCGCCATGCCGAAGATCGCCGCGGGCCTGGGCAGCTTCGACCACTACACCTGGCCGTTCACCTCGTACCTGCTCACCTGCACGCTGGCGACGCTCTTGTGCGGCGCATGCGCGACGCGCTTCGGCCACAAGCGGGTGTTCGCCTGCGGCATCAGCGTGTTCGCCGTCGCATCGGCCGGTTGCGCGCTGTCGAACAGCCTCGACGCGCTCACGGCATGGCGCGCCGTGCAGGGCGTGGGAGGCGGGCTCGTGGAGGCCGGCGTGTTCATCGCCATGGCCGAGCTGTTCGAGCCGCGCGTGCGCGGAAAGTACATGGGCATCCTCTCGTCCATGTACGGCTTGGCCTCCATCACGGGGCCGCTGGCCGGCGGGCTGATCGCCGACACGGTTGGCTGGCACTGGATATTCCTCGCCAACCTGCCATTGAGCATCGTGGCGCTCGTGCTGGCAGTGCGGTTCCTTCCCGGGAAGCAAGCCCATGCAGAGCGGTCGTTCGACCTGCCCGGCGCCGTGTGCTCAGCCACTGCCATCGTGCCGCTCACGCTTGCGTTCAGCCTGACCGGCAGCGCCTTCTCGTGGTTCTCCGGGCCGTTCTTCGGGCTTCTCGCGACGGCCGTCGTCATGATCGCGGTGCTCGTGCTGGTCGAACGACGCCGCGATCACGCCATCGTGCCGGTTCGGCTCTTCCGCCGCGCGCAAGTGAACGGGGCGGTGGCGATGGGGTTCTGCTCGCAGTTCGCCCTGCTAATCGGCGTGATGTTCGTGCCGCGGTTCGTGCAGGAAGGGTTGGGGCTCTCGTCGTCCGCCTCGGCGCTGGCTACCATCCCCATGACGCTGGCGCTCGTGGTGGGCAGCACGTTGGCGGGGCGGGTGTTCGGCAGGAACGGGAGAATGCGCGCTATCAGCCGTATCGGGTTCCTCGTGCTGGGCATCGGAGCGCTGCTGCTGTGCCTCGTGGGCCCTGCAACCGGCATGGTGCAGCTCGCGTGCTCGTCGGCGATGCTGGGATTCGGCATCGGCGTGAACATGCCCATGACCAACATCGCCGCTCAGACCGCCGTGGAGCCGCGCGACATGGGCAAGGTCACCTCCCTCGCGCTGTTCTTCCGCGGGCTGGGCGGCACCGTGGGATCGGCGGCATGCGGCGCGGTTGCCGGCGCGTCGTTCGCAAGCGCGGCACTGCCCGTGTTCGCGCTTTGCATCGGCGCGGGCATCGCCGGGCTCGTGCTGTCGGGCACGCTTCCGCGGCTCATCGAGCGTCGCTGGTAG
- a CDS encoding leucine-rich repeat domain-containing protein translates to MVRAAQAAEGEVWSPQLPPYRAWASRDEAGAGGQGRQGADGDLLVVGALGMGLSDEEREKLLAHAAERGGAEERIGKDGAAPFPSAGPTAPARERMGDDLRGALRVRQDADGYALVGFDLRRLAAAAGSDDGLVVSLPAFVDGVPVVRVTAEAFTRRLVQGVGVRLLAMPDTVQIVGANAFLALSVQHIHVGAGVRILGEQPCDLAGVSPRLKRREYSVDARNGRFCARDGNLFADGGSTLLFLASPYDERIELPAGVERIGAAAFAAGCEPPSVVSCPPTLARVDAKGWDDAVWLCPPEALAHRPLAARGVRLAGPRAVELDGCWYDFDDAGAVLVAGPPAPTSVSKRFAAAAAVRAATLRGQSAVEQAPSPGQVAHVAAHSAAPEDALVLPRSVEGRPLVRVGVRALPYAPASLVVADTVRVVERDNACRNAKRLVLPEGLEAIGPHCFCSRILEGPVSIPASVRSIGEGSFEYAVCRLERTGTIVHVSADQLLTCFLTDAEDGVPFDYGRYDELLRSGKNLPDKLGAVLHRLTVPYRLEDATRTALVAYLRDHEREAQKRVAQEGDRAMVEALVRDGFVDERTFDRQIELLRACNRTDCVLYLMEQHRAQSKPTSVRERFAL, encoded by the coding sequence GTGGTCCGCGCCGCGCAGGCTGCAGAGGGCGAGGTGTGGTCCCCGCAGCTGCCGCCGTACCGGGCGTGGGCGTCGCGGGACGAGGCGGGTGCCGGGGGCCAGGGCCGGCAGGGCGCGGACGGCGACCTGCTGGTGGTGGGCGCGCTGGGCATGGGGTTGTCGGACGAGGAGCGCGAAAAGCTGCTCGCACATGCGGCGGAGCGGGGAGGCGCAGAGGAGCGCATCGGAAAGGACGGCGCAGCGCCCTTTCCGAGCGCGGGCCCGACGGCCCCTGCGCGCGAGCGCATGGGCGACGACCTGCGCGGGGCGCTGCGCGTGCGCCAGGATGCCGACGGGTACGCGCTCGTGGGATTCGACCTGCGCCGGCTCGCCGCGGCGGCGGGAAGCGACGACGGCCTGGTGGTCAGCTTGCCCGCGTTCGTGGACGGCGTGCCGGTGGTGCGCGTAACGGCCGAGGCGTTCACGCGCCGACTCGTGCAGGGCGTGGGCGTGCGTTTGCTCGCGATGCCCGACACGGTGCAGATCGTCGGCGCGAACGCGTTTCTGGCGCTGTCGGTGCAGCATATCCACGTGGGGGCGGGCGTGCGCATTCTGGGTGAGCAGCCGTGCGACCTCGCCGGCGTCTCGCCGCGCCTCAAACGTCGCGAGTATTCCGTCGATGCGCGCAACGGGCGGTTCTGCGCGCGGGATGGCAACCTGTTCGCCGATGGCGGGTCGACGCTGTTGTTTTTAGCCTCGCCGTACGACGAGCGCATCGAGCTTCCCGCTGGCGTCGAACGCATCGGCGCGGCCGCGTTCGCCGCCGGGTGCGAACCTCCTTCGGTGGTGTCGTGCCCGCCGACGCTTGCGCGCGTGGATGCGAAGGGCTGGGACGATGCCGTGTGGCTGTGCCCGCCCGAAGCGCTGGCGCATCGCCCGCTCGCCGCTCGCGGCGTGCGGCTGGCGGGTCCGCGAGCGGTGGAGCTTGACGGATGCTGGTACGACTTCGACGACGCTGGCGCGGTGCTGGTGGCCGGGCCGCCCGCGCCCACCTCGGTGTCCAAGCGGTTCGCGGCGGCCGCCGCCGTTCGCGCGGCGACGCTGCGCGGGCAGAGCGCGGTGGAACAGGCGCCGTCGCCGGGGCAGGTGGCGCACGTGGCCGCGCATTCCGCCGCACCGGAGGACGCGCTCGTGCTGCCGCGCTCGGTGGAAGGCCGCCCGCTCGTCCGCGTGGGCGTGCGCGCGCTGCCCTACGCTCCCGCATCGCTCGTGGTGGCCGATACCGTGCGCGTCGTCGAGCGCGACAACGCATGCCGCAACGCGAAGCGGCTCGTGCTTCCCGAGGGGCTCGAGGCTATCGGGCCCCACTGCTTCTGCTCGCGCATCCTCGAAGGGCCCGTGTCTATCCCGGCCAGCGTGCGCTCCATCGGAGAAGGCAGCTTCGAGTACGCGGTGTGCCGTCTCGAGCGCACGGGAACGATCGTGCACGTATCGGCCGATCAGCTGCTCACGTGCTTTCTGACGGACGCGGAGGACGGCGTGCCGTTCGACTACGGGCGCTACGACGAGCTGCTGCGCTCGGGGAAGAACCTGCCGGACAAGCTGGGCGCGGTGCTGCATCGGCTGACCGTGCCGTACCGCTTGGAGGACGCGACGCGCACGGCGCTCGTGGCGTATCTGCGCGATCACGAGCGTGAGGCTCAGAAGCGTGTGGCGCAGGAGGGCGACCGGGCGATGGTAGAGGCGCTCGTGCGGGACGGCTTCGTCGACGAGCGCACGTTCGACCGGCAGATCGAGCTGCTGCGCGCCTGCAACCGAACCGACTGCGTGCTCTACCTCATGGAGCAGCACCGCGCCCAGTCCAAGCCGACGAGCGTGAGGGAGCGGTTCGCGTTGTGA
- a CDS encoding protease inhibitor I42 family protein has translation MKMKRFFKVVLVGVCMVALAAAVAGCTAPAADSQAGGKEIDVSFEGGMLSCTGDTMTVALDANATTGYEWASSIEGEAVKAVGDEYKAETSSDGKAGAGGVHTFTYQAEGSGEATITLKYARSWEASDADKTVVVKTEVKDGAFAEASVQ, from the coding sequence ATGAAGATGAAGAGGTTCTTCAAGGTTGTCCTGGTCGGAGTGTGCATGGTTGCCTTGGCTGCGGCCGTCGCGGGTTGTACGGCGCCTGCCGCGGATTCGCAGGCGGGCGGCAAGGAGATCGACGTCTCGTTCGAGGGCGGCATGCTCTCATGTACGGGCGACACGATGACCGTGGCGCTCGATGCGAATGCCACCACCGGCTACGAGTGGGCCAGCTCGATCGAGGGCGAAGCCGTCAAGGCCGTCGGCGACGAGTACAAGGCCGAAACGAGCTCGGACGGCAAGGCGGGCGCCGGCGGCGTGCACACGTTCACCTACCAGGCCGAGGGCTCGGGCGAAGCGACCATCACGTTGAAGTACGCGCGCTCCTGGGAAGCCTCCGACGCCGACAAGACGGTGGTTGTCAAAACCGAGGTGAAGGACGGCGCGTTCGCGGAAGCCTCCGTGCAGTAA
- a CDS encoding ATP-binding protein: MDIQQAKQQIKNAMVAYFSKDEFGNYRLPTERQRPVFLLGAPGIGKTAIMEQIAQDLDVGFVSYSMTHHTRQSALGLPFIAKKTYDGVEYDVSEYTMSEIIAAVYDSMEATGKREGILFLDEINCVSETLTPAMLQFLQYKIFGRHRVPDGWIVVTAGNPPEYNRTAHDFDIATWDRLKRIDVEPDFAAWRDFAVETGVHPAVLTYLDIERDHFYRVETTVDGKSFVTARGWDDLSAMMKLYEERGIPVDELLIGQYVQNAEIAKRFSVYYDLFTKYRADYQIDRILAGEAEPGVLDRAREAAFDERVSLMGLITDALGSRLRDAVLEERAVEFMHGRLAALRDDLEGDDANALPLLREEAASLQARLTTERKAGLLSDEKYVAYERTLALVDRALRCDAAGGGVPFSRVKELFAEQVNALDARIADTSSALDSAFRFVEDAFGGGQEMLLLVTDLSVNRYGMSFINDHGCERYFAHNEDLLFYERGSDLIDRINRLDLTEDE; this comes from the coding sequence ATGGACATCCAGCAAGCCAAGCAGCAGATCAAAAACGCGATGGTCGCCTACTTCTCGAAGGACGAGTTCGGCAACTACCGCCTCCCCACCGAGCGACAGCGCCCCGTGTTCCTGCTGGGCGCGCCCGGCATCGGCAAGACGGCCATCATGGAGCAGATCGCGCAGGATCTCGACGTGGGGTTCGTGTCGTACTCGATGACGCACCACACGCGCCAAAGCGCGCTCGGCCTGCCCTTCATCGCGAAGAAGACCTACGACGGCGTGGAGTACGACGTGTCCGAGTACACGATGAGCGAGATCATCGCCGCCGTGTACGATTCCATGGAGGCCACCGGCAAGCGCGAAGGCATCCTGTTCCTCGACGAGATCAACTGCGTGTCGGAAACGCTGACGCCCGCGATGCTGCAGTTTTTGCAGTACAAGATCTTCGGACGCCATCGCGTGCCGGACGGCTGGATCGTGGTGACGGCCGGCAACCCGCCCGAGTACAACCGCACGGCGCACGATTTCGACATCGCCACATGGGACCGCCTCAAGCGCATCGACGTGGAGCCCGACTTCGCCGCCTGGCGCGACTTCGCCGTGGAGACAGGCGTGCATCCCGCCGTGCTCACCTACCTCGACATCGAACGCGACCACTTCTACCGCGTGGAGACCACCGTGGACGGCAAGTCGTTCGTCACCGCGCGCGGCTGGGACGACCTGTCGGCCATGATGAAGCTGTACGAGGAACGGGGCATCCCCGTTGACGAGCTGCTGATCGGCCAATACGTGCAGAACGCCGAAATCGCGAAACGCTTCAGCGTGTACTACGACCTGTTCACGAAGTACCGCGCCGACTACCAGATCGACCGCATCCTGGCCGGCGAGGCCGAGCCGGGCGTGCTCGACCGCGCCCGCGAGGCCGCCTTCGACGAGCGCGTCTCGCTCATGGGCCTCATCACCGACGCCCTCGGCAGCCGCCTGCGCGACGCCGTGCTGGAGGAGCGCGCCGTGGAGTTCATGCACGGCAGGCTTGCCGCGCTGCGCGATGACCTCGAAGGCGACGACGCGAACGCGCTGCCCCTGCTGCGCGAGGAAGCCGCCTCGCTGCAAGCGCGGCTGACCACCGAGCGCAAGGCGGGGCTGCTGTCGGACGAGAAGTACGTGGCGTACGAGCGCACGCTCGCGCTGGTCGACCGCGCGCTGCGCTGCGACGCGGCGGGCGGCGGCGTGCCGTTCTCGCGCGTCAAGGAGCTGTTCGCCGAGCAGGTCAACGCGCTCGACGCGCGCATCGCAGACACCTCGAGCGCGCTCGACAGCGCTTTCCGGTTCGTCGAGGACGCGTTCGGCGGCGGCCAGGAGATGCTGTTGCTCGTCACCGACCTGTCCGTCAACCGCTACGGCATGTCCTTCATCAACGACCACGGCTGCGAGCGCTACTTCGCCCACAACGAGGACCTGCTGTTCTACGAGCGCGGCTCCGATCTGATCGACCGCATCAACCGTTTGGATTTGACGGAAGACGAGTAG
- a CDS encoding VWA-like domain-containing protein, with the protein MASDAAEPLARQALDLAKNALLVNLRFMNAAFARLHPFPVAGSTLATDGARLRYDPAALARLYAAEPAELTRAYLHIVLHNVFLHLYPGPHVDAARWDAACDIVAERTIAELDLPATRTARAARQQAARARIDAALPLATAETVYRYLQDEGLDASELAELRAPFYVDDHDPWYRLMAAEGEGDVTEEGRRAEEQEDGSSTAPASGPAESGTDAELPPDAASAKRSHASHRGMDPDDITQKEAPENAKPSVGERFADTVNLDRSREQWKNAALEMGVQLDAYAKLWGVKGANLAMNLRAVTREKQDYREFLRKFARCAEQIRVNDDEFDYVYYCYGLERYGNLPLIEPLEYVEEKRIRDFVIAIDTSASTKDGLVRRFIEKTYAILEQETSFFADMNVLIVQCDAAVTDVARIANLRDLDDYLDDLEIKGLGGTDFRPVFAYVDDAVERGDLTNLGGLIYFTDGQGTYPARKPDYDTAFVFVDDASAAASPHVPAWAMKVELDETVMMEEASPGAP; encoded by the coding sequence ATGGCGTCCGATGCTGCCGAGCCGCTTGCCCGCCAAGCCCTCGACCTCGCGAAAAACGCACTGCTCGTGAACCTGCGCTTCATGAACGCCGCGTTCGCGCGCCTGCATCCCTTCCCCGTCGCGGGCTCCACGCTCGCCACCGACGGCGCGCGCCTCCGCTACGATCCCGCCGCGCTCGCGCGCCTCTACGCCGCCGAGCCGGCCGAGCTCACCCGCGCCTACCTTCACATCGTGCTGCACAACGTGTTCCTCCACCTCTATCCCGGGCCGCATGTCGACGCAGCGCGCTGGGACGCGGCCTGCGACATCGTCGCGGAGCGCACCATCGCCGAGCTCGACCTGCCCGCCACCCGCACCGCGCGCGCCGCGCGGCAGCAGGCCGCGCGCGCCCGCATCGACGCGGCATTGCCGCTGGCCACCGCCGAGACGGTGTACCGCTACTTGCAGGACGAGGGCCTGGACGCCTCCGAGCTGGCCGAGCTGCGCGCTCCCTTCTACGTGGACGACCACGATCCCTGGTACCGCCTGATGGCCGCCGAGGGCGAGGGCGACGTCACCGAGGAGGGTCGGCGCGCCGAGGAGCAGGAGGACGGCTCGTCCACGGCGCCCGCATCCGGGCCCGCCGAGAGCGGCACCGACGCCGAGCTGCCGCCGGACGCCGCCAGCGCCAAGCGCAGCCACGCCTCGCACCGCGGCATGGACCCGGACGACATAACGCAGAAGGAAGCGCCCGAGAACGCCAAGCCCTCCGTGGGCGAGCGGTTCGCCGACACCGTGAACCTCGACCGCTCGCGCGAGCAATGGAAGAACGCCGCGCTCGAGATGGGCGTGCAGCTGGACGCCTACGCCAAGCTCTGGGGCGTCAAAGGCGCGAACCTCGCCATGAACCTGCGCGCGGTCACGCGCGAGAAGCAGGACTACCGCGAATTCCTGCGCAAGTTCGCCCGCTGCGCTGAGCAGATCCGCGTGAACGACGACGAGTTCGACTACGTCTACTACTGCTACGGCTTGGAGCGCTACGGAAACCTGCCGCTCATCGAGCCGCTCGAGTACGTGGAGGAGAAGCGCATCCGCGACTTCGTCATCGCCATCGACACCTCGGCATCGACGAAGGACGGGCTCGTGCGCCGCTTCATCGAGAAGACGTACGCCATCCTCGAGCAGGAAACGAGCTTCTTCGCCGACATGAACGTGCTCATCGTGCAGTGCGACGCCGCCGTCACGGACGTCGCCCGCATCGCGAACCTGCGCGATCTGGACGACTACCTGGACGATCTCGAGATCAAGGGGCTGGGTGGCACCGACTTCCGCCCCGTGTTCGCCTACGTCGACGACGCCGTGGAGCGCGGCGACCTCACGAACCTGGGCGGCCTCATCTACTTCACCGACGGCCAGGGCACTTACCCGGCCCGCAAACCCGACTACGATACCGCGTTCGTCTTCGTCGACGACGCATCCGCCGCCGCCAGCCCGCACGTTCCCGCGTGGGCCATGAAGGTGGAGCTCGACGAAACCGTCATGATGGAAGAAGCGTCCCCGGGAGCCCCGTAG
- the recN gene encoding DNA repair protein RecN → MIDEIQVENLALIREATLVPARGLTVLTGETGAGKTALLSALKLLMGARADKDAVRDGEDSLTVSGRFYGIASADGSESDAALAAGDFDELRELVATRRVTSDGRSRVSIDGRMASVGELARAVASTIDLCGQHEHQQLMKTSQHVRMLDAWAGEAVAQAHAAYEEAFATANEAAAELARVREAGEASSAKLDEARFVLQRIDAVDPREGEYDELLEELARVEHAETLVVSANTAHEALAGEQGAIDALGSAISALDGAARYDAKLGEFADALREAGYVLEDMARETRDYREGVEFDPEALAQQQERMASLQGLLRMYGPRMEDVLERRAEAADLVSLVDDAAERERAAQQELDRAEEALAQAAAVLTEARAEAAPRFAAAVCAQMDRLEMGGAGLVCDLAPLERGQWTKVGPQAVEFLFRPGAGMQARPLARIASGGEVSRVMLAVKVVLGEADEVDTLVFDEVDAGVGGSTAVALADVLADLARTHQVIVVTHLAQVAVRGQAHYVVQKAAGDEGAMPETDLRQLDSAERPAEIARMLSGDATETSLAHARELLERAAD, encoded by the coding sequence ATGATCGATGAGATCCAGGTTGAGAACCTCGCGTTGATCCGCGAGGCGACGCTCGTGCCGGCGCGCGGGCTGACCGTGCTCACGGGCGAGACGGGCGCCGGCAAGACGGCGCTGCTCTCGGCGTTGAAGCTGCTCATGGGCGCGCGCGCCGACAAGGACGCCGTCCGCGACGGCGAAGATTCCCTCACCGTTTCGGGAAGATTCTACGGCATCGCCTCCGCCGACGGCTCCGAATCCGACGCTGCCCTGGCTGCGGGCGACTTCGACGAACTCCGGGAGCTCGTGGCCACCCGTCGCGTGACGTCGGACGGCCGCTCGCGCGTGTCCATCGACGGCCGCATGGCCAGCGTCGGCGAGCTCGCGCGCGCCGTGGCGTCCACCATCGACCTGTGCGGCCAGCACGAGCACCAGCAGCTCATGAAGACCTCCCAGCATGTGCGCATGCTCGACGCGTGGGCAGGCGAAGCGGTGGCGCAGGCGCACGCTGCGTATGAGGAAGCGTTCGCGACGGCGAACGAGGCTGCGGCCGAGCTGGCGCGCGTGCGCGAGGCGGGCGAGGCCTCCTCGGCCAAGCTCGACGAGGCGCGCTTCGTGCTGCAGCGCATCGACGCGGTGGATCCGCGCGAAGGCGAGTACGACGAGCTGCTCGAGGAGCTCGCGCGCGTCGAGCACGCCGAGACGCTGGTCGTGTCCGCGAATACGGCGCACGAGGCGCTTGCGGGCGAGCAAGGGGCCATCGACGCGCTGGGCAGCGCCATCTCGGCGCTCGACGGTGCGGCTCGCTACGACGCGAAGCTCGGCGAGTTCGCCGACGCGCTGCGCGAGGCGGGCTACGTGCTGGAGGACATGGCGCGCGAGACGCGCGACTACCGCGAGGGCGTGGAGTTCGATCCGGAGGCGCTCGCCCAGCAGCAGGAGCGCATGGCTTCGCTGCAAGGGCTTCTGCGCATGTACGGTCCGCGCATGGAGGACGTGCTCGAGCGTCGCGCCGAGGCGGCCGACCTTGTGTCGCTCGTGGACGACGCCGCCGAGCGCGAACGCGCGGCGCAGCAGGAGCTCGATCGGGCCGAAGAGGCGCTCGCGCAGGCGGCGGCCGTGCTGACCGAAGCGCGCGCCGAGGCCGCGCCGCGGTTCGCTGCGGCCGTGTGCGCGCAGATGGACCGCCTGGAAATGGGCGGTGCCGGGCTCGTGTGCGACCTTGCGCCGCTCGAGCGCGGCCAGTGGACGAAGGTGGGGCCGCAGGCGGTGGAGTTCCTGTTCCGCCCGGGTGCCGGGATGCAGGCGCGCCCGCTCGCGCGCATCGCGTCGGGCGGCGAGGTCAGCCGCGTCATGCTGGCGGTGAAGGTGGTGCTCGGCGAGGCGGACGAGGTGGACACGCTCGTGTTCGACGAGGTGGACGCGGGCGTGGGCGGCTCGACCGCCGTGGCCTTGGCCGACGTGCTCGCCGACCTTGCGCGCACGCACCAGGTGATCGTCGTCACGCACCTCGCGCAGGTGGCCGTCCGCGGCCAGGCTCACTACGTGGTGCAGAAGGCGGCGGGGGATGAGGGCGCCATGCCCGAGACCGATCTGCGCCAGCTGGACAGCGCCGAGCGACCCGCCGAGATCGCGCGCATGCTGTCGGGCGACGCCACCGAGACGTCGCTCGCCCACGCGCGCGAGCTGCTCGAGCGGGCCGCCGACTGA